Proteins encoded together in one Psilocybe cubensis strain MGC-MH-2018 chromosome 8, whole genome shotgun sequence window:
- a CDS encoding Bypass of stop codon protein 6 has protein sequence MDRFAQTSHTTVLMELTPVQKVSRNQSTSSSMKAKSKVNSEVVDTASGSQLRRVSIEETLTNEERKSVNTRPATGPSAGTKSREQKFTGRIQFLSLCFTLFLAGWNDGTTGPLLLRIQEVYHVNFTVVSLIFVLACTGFLAGALANIHLTEKIGFGKAVALGSVFQIVAYSIQCSAPPFPLFVIAYAINGVGVALQDAQANGFVATLSNNPESKMGILHAAYGLGAFAAPLVATQFAHLPRWSFHFLVSLGLSVLNTICLVAIFRFKPQNECLLEAGEVVPEKSAVQEEQTRTQNTFGLVMRNRSVHLIAFFILVYVGVEVTIGGWIVTFIIDERNGGPSAGYISSGFFGGLTVGRVLLLWVNKKVGERRVLFIYGALCFALEFVIWFVPSLIGNAVAISIVGVLLGPMYPIVMNQASRILPRWILTGSIGWIAGFGQAGSALFPFITGAVAERHGIKSLQPLLISMMGLMLGLWALVPNAPARLD, from the exons ATGGATCGATTCGCTCAGACATCACACACCACCGTGCTCATGGAACTCACCCCTGTCCAAAAAGTATCTCGAAATCAATCAACTTCCTCGTCCATGAAGGCAAAATCCAAAGTAAATTCCGAAGTCGTGGATACTGCCTCTGGGTCACAGCTTAGGAGAGTATCTATTGAAGAGACGCTCACGAACGAAGAGCGAAAGTCTGTCAACACCCGACCTGCAACAGGGCCTTCAGCAGGGACGAAGTCAAGAGAACAGAAGTTCACCGGCCGTATCCAGTTTCTGTCTCTCTGTTTTACTCTCTTTCTTGCCGGGTGGAATGATGGTACTACAGGTCCTCTTCTGCTCCGCATCCAGGAGGTATACCAT GTCAATTTTACCGTCGTCTCCCTTATATTTGTCCTTGCCTGCACT GGATTCCTTGCAGGAGCATTGGCGAATATTCACTTGACTGAAAAGATCGGGTTTGGAAAA GCTGTCGCTCTCGGATCCGTCTTCCAAATTGTGGCATACAGTATACAATGCTCGGCCCCGCCATTTCCATTATTTGTTATAGCTTATGCCATCAATGGCGTAGGTGTCGCCCTTCAG GATGCTCAAGCAAATGGGTTCGTTGCAACCCTGAGCAATAATCCCGAATCAAAAATGGGCATCTTACATGCTGCTTATG GGCTGGGTGCCTTTGCTGCACCGTTGGTAGCAACACAATTTGCGCATCTTCCGCGATGGTCGTTCCACTTTTTGGTTTCTTTAGGCCTGTCCGTTCTGAACACAATTTGTCTGGTGGCAATATTCAGATTTAAACCCCAAAATG AATGTCTTCTTGAAGCCGGGGAAGTTGTTCCAGAGAAATCTGCAGTGCAGGAAGAGCAAACTCGAACTCAAAACACATTCGGGCTCGTGATGCGCAATCGCTCAGTACATTTAATCgctttttttattcttgtaTACGTTGGTGTGGAAGTTACCATTGGCG GTTGGATTGTGACATTCATCATTGATGAGCGAAACGGTGGGCCATCAGCCGGTTATATCTCTTCTGGATTCTTTGGAG GCCTTACTGTAGGGCGCGTCCTTCTATTATGGGTGAACAAAAAG GTTGGAGAAAGGCGTGTGCTGTTCATCTATGGCGCATTGTGTTTTGC TCTAGAGTTTGTAATCTGGTTTGTACCATCCCTAATCGGAAACGCAGTCGCCATCTCCATAGTTGGTGTCCTCCTTGGACCTATGTATCCAATTGTGATGAACCAAGCATCGCGGATTCTACCACGGTGGATTTTAACTGGATCTATTGGTTGGATTGCTGGGTTTGGACAGGCTGGAAGTGCCCTGTTTCCCTTTATCACTGGAGCCGTTGCAGAGAGACACGGTATCAAGAGCCTACAACCACT ACTCATTTCAATGATGGGACTCATGTTAGGATTATGGGCATTAGTCCCAAATGCACCGGCGCGACTGGATTAG
- a CDS encoding Transcriptional activator protein acu-15, whose product MSDEATISQEARSASRVKKKRLRGACDACRIRKSDSAESPLNICSSCIANNVRCRHEMPRYQKLIDRHEEAIDYINNLQDRIQKLENYIQKIHPGQDIDRIINEPDGLLPANASYASTSSGTYGSISLKYPSNVDPHTNTVTYSTPENNDDQLGQDELDEISLSKDLKNLSTSDPADVRFFGQASSVMLAKHVTDVKKEITGDSEIVLSSKYRRPIYWNLCSWELPYINDLETVYIYPEYDLLMELITIYFEKVNNLIPLLHQPTFMESVKSGQHHWDSSFGMVVLLVCAHGAKYSKDPRVFMPDDSIGLSSGWKYFIQVPLHRKQLLYKSTVYDLQYYAARPYQLASMFLVGTSMPYACWNFAVIGLRYAYEKGIHRRQGQGNAPTVESELLKRAFWVLVCIDCCSSSFVGRPCTMHEAHDVEYPIECDDEYWETGDPKTAFKQPQGKPCSITAFNCFIKLCEILGFALRTLYANKKSKALLGFIGPDWEGKMVAELDSSINKWSEDLPEHLQWDPHRKDTVVFNQTSIAYTAGMVITFSLLAASRSTGQTGGSKEDIENLQKCMNYLQQIENRDSLREAGDIPEHGSQHINNASSSNDPSTVQSDPTHISQDMTEMSTAMFNELLGSTNISGSNHALNSWDLQRILLVEMGYLPNESAPITTSITSSLGPENPQLQNSAGIFQSNDGFNAFTQTVNGALSPLSDATNLIK is encoded by the exons ATGTCAGATGAAGCTACCATATCACAGGAAGCCAGGAGTGCTTCTCGAGTCAAGAAGAAACGACTACGTGGAGCATGCGACGCCTGCCGTATCAGGAAGA GCGATAGTGCTGAGAGTCCCTTGAACATTTGCTCCAGCTGTATAGCAAACAACGTTCGATGTCGACATGAAATGCCTCGATATCAGAAG CTGATTGACCGACATGAAGAAGCTATTGA TTATATCAACAATTTGCAAGACAGGATACAGAAACTAGAGAATTACATCCAGAAG ATTCATCCAGGTCAAGATATTGATCGTATAATAAACGAACCTGACGGTCTTCTTCCTGCCAACGCGTCATACGCCAGCACAAGTAGTGGGACGTATGGTTCAATATCACTGAAGTATCCGAGTAATGTCGACCCACATACCAACACGGTTACTTATTCGACACCAGAAAATAATGATGATCAGTTGGGACAAGACGAACTCGACGAGATCTCTCTGAGCAAAGATTTGAAGAATCTGTCTACTAGTGATCCTGCAGACGTACGATTCTTCGGGCAAGCCAG TTCCGTTATGCTGGCTAAACATGTCACCGATGTCAAGAAAGAGATTACAGGGGACTCCGAAATTGTGTTGAGTTCCAAATACAGACGGCCAATATATTGGAATCTGTGCTCA TGGGAGCTTCCTTATATTAATGATCTAGAAACCGTTTACATATATCCTGAATATGACTTACTCATGGAACTTATCACCATATACTTCGAAAAAGTGAACAATCTAATCCCACTTTTGCACCAACCGACATTCATGGAATCGGTTAAATCGGGACAACACCATTGGGATTCGTCCTTCGGCATGGTTGTTCTACTGGTTTGCGCTCATGGCGCTAAGTACTCAAAAGATCCCCGTGTATTTATGCCCGATGACTCTATCGGATTGTCTTCTGGGTGGAAATACTTCATTCAGGTTCCGTTGCATCGGAAGCAGCTGCTTTACAAGTCAACGGTGTACGATTTACAATACTATGCTGCAA GGCCCTACCAGCTTGCTTCAATGTTTCTTGTGGGAACATCGATGCCGTACGCCTGCTGGAACTTTGCGGTAATTGGTCTCCGATATGCATATGAGAAGGGCATCCATCGCCGCCAAGGCCAAGGAAATGCGCCTACTGTAGAGAGTGAGCTTCTAAAACGCGCGTTTTG GGTTCTTGTTTGCATAGACTGTTGTTCTAGCTCATTTGTGGGTAGACCTTGTACTATGCACGAGGC GCATGACGTTGAATATCCAATTGAATGTGACGACGAGTATTGGGAAACAGGTGACCCAAAAACAGCGTTTAAACAACCTCAAGGAAAGCCGTGCTCAATCACCGCTTTCAATTGTTTCATTAAGCTTTGCGAAATTCTTGGCTTTGCGCTGAGGACCTTGTATGCAAACAAAAAGTCGAAGGCGCTCCTGGGGTTCATAGGACCTGATTGGGAGGGGAAAATGGTCGCGGAGCTAGATTCCTCCATAAATAAGTGGAGCGAGGATCTCCCCGAGCACC TTCAATGGGACCCTCACAGAAAAGACACTGTCGTGTTTAATCAAACC TCGATTGCGTACACGGCAGGAATGGTCATCACATTCAGCCTACTGGCGGCCAGTCGCTCCACTGGGCAAACAGGTGGCTCGAAAGAGGACATCGAAAATCTTCAGAAGTGCATGAACTATCTACAGCAAATCGAAAACCG GGATAGCTTGAGGGAAGCAGGCGACATTCCCGAACATGGGTCTCAGCACATTAACAATGCATCATCATCTAACGACCCCTCAACTGTCCAATCAGATCCAACCCATATAAGCCAAGATATGACTGAGATGTCAACCGCCATGTTTAATGAATTGTTAGGATCGACTAACATATCAGGATCAAATCATGCACTGAATAGTTGGGACCTGCAACGAATACTGCTGGTAGAGATGGGCTATTTACCAAACGAGTCTGCACCCATTACAACTAGCATTACCTCTTCCCTTGGTCCAGAAAATCCACAATTGCAGAACTCTGCAGGAATATTTCAGTCTAATGACGGGTTCAACGCCTTCACCCAAACAGTTAACGGTGCGTTATCACCGCTATCTGACGCAACAAACCTCATCAAGTAA